One segment of Carya illinoinensis cultivar Pawnee chromosome 1, C.illinoinensisPawnee_v1, whole genome shotgun sequence DNA contains the following:
- the LOC122292096 gene encoding putative serine/threonine-protein kinase-like protein CCR3 — MTKLPSSSSSAVIIILSVIFFIYRIPSTHALGSGATLAISYASATVCGIVASKPRQSIQCYRRGQTIPVNPSVNFSSISGGQNFFCGLRSGGYSLLCWDTTNFSSSRFDPQRVYFNDTVVLENLSVGDDQVCATVVGTGSVKCWRGDDRSRLPSNGFLSISSGIGFSCGILRDNSQVRCWGSNTTMANRIQTEFGISPMASIVAGGSHVCGLNSTGFVFCKGSNDSGQLNVPSNSAWEFSTLALGESHSCAIRGPNNSVVCWGGGGEYSVNVTQGVSFATIASGSNFTCGLTMGNLSITCWGPGWAGEANYSLGADFPAILPGPCSHSSCSECGLYPMSQNLCSGFGNICKPCVTQSSTTPLPPVPLPPGPTGSARSSPSKGLRKGLLAFCIVGSVGAIAGICTVVYCLWTGVCFGKKKVHNSVQPTITRAPSSNNGTASNNSPPSRSSTIRRQGSLIMRRQRSGTSSKHADRAEEFSLAELAEATNSFSLQNKLGAGSFGIVYRGKLTDGREVAIKRGETGSKTKKFQEKESAFDSELAFLSRLHHKHLVRLVGYCEEKDERLLVYDYMKNGALYDHIHDKNNVEKSSSVLNSWKMRIKVALDAARGIEYLHNYAVPSIIHRDIKSSNILLDANWTARVSDFGLSLLGPESDCDYRPTKAAGTVGYIDPEYYGLNLLTSKSDVYGLGIVLLELLTGKRAIFRNGEDGGTPVSVVDFAVPAIMAGEMVKILDSRVGPPEVNEVEAVELMAYTALHCVNLEGKDRPTMSDIVTNLDRALAVCDFSHGSVSSGAISIVLE; from the coding sequence ATGACGAAACTaccatcttcttcctcatccgccgtcatcatcatcctctccgtaatttttttcatctacaGGATACCCTCAACCCATGCGCTTGGCTCCGGCGCCACCCTCGCAATCAGCTACGCCTCCGCCACCGTCTGCGGCATCGTCGCCTCGAAGCCCAGGCAAAGCATCCAATGCTACCGACGTGGCCAAACCATCCCCGTCAATCCCAGCGTCAATTTCTCCTCCATATCCGGTGGCCAGAACTTCTTCTGTGGCCTCCGCTCCGGTGGCTACAGCCTCCTCTGCTGGGACACGACCAACTTTTCTAGCAGTCGCTTCGACCCCCAACGAGTTTACTTCAATGACACTGTCGTATTAGAAAACCTTTCGGTCGGTGACGACCAAGTCTGCGCCACGGTTGTTGGTACAGGCTCCGTCAAATGCTGGAGAGGTGACGATAGGTCTAGACTACCATCTAATGGGTTCTTGTCAATCTCCTCTGGGATAGGATTCTCTTGCGGTATCTTAAGGGACAATAGTCAGGTCCGGTGTTGGGGAAGTAATACTACTATGGCGAATCGTATACAGACAGAGTTTGGGATCTCACCGATGGCGAGTATTGTAGCTGGTGGCTCTCATGTATGCGGCCTCAATTCTACCGGGTTTGTGTTTTGCAAAGGAAGCAACGATTCTGGGCAGTTGAATGTTCCTTCGAATTCGGCATGGGAGTTCTCGACGTTGGCGCTTGGAGAGAGCCATAGTTGTGCAATTAGGGGACCTAATAATTCGGTTGTGTGTTGGGGTGGTGGTGGAGAGTATTCAGTGAATGTGACGCAAGGTGTTTCGTTTGCAACCATTGCGTCGGGGTCGAATTTTACATGTGGATTAACGATGGGGAATTTGTCAATTACATGTTGGGGACCCGGCTGGGCTGGTGAGGCCAATTATAGTTTAGGGGCTGATTTTCCTGCAATTCTTCCGGGGCCTTGCAGTCATTCTTCTTGCAGCGAGTGTGGTCTGTATCCAATGTCTCAAAACTTGTGCTCTGGTTTTGGGAATATTTGCAAGCCTTGTGTTACTCAAAGTTCAACTACGCCGCTGCCACCAGTACCATTACCCCCGGGGCCAACAGGTTCCGCTCGGTCATCTCCATCGAAGGGTCTGAGAAAGGGACTATTGGCGTTTTGCATTGTGGGCTCGGTTGGAGCTATTGCGGGTATTTGTACAGTTGTCTACTGCTTGTGGACTGGAGTCTGTTTTGGGAAGAAGAAAGTGCACAATTCAGTACAACCCACAATCACAAGGGCTCCCAGTTCTAACAATGGCACCGCCTCAAACAATAGCCCACCTTCGAGATCATCCACCATTAGGCGCCAGGGTTCGCTCATTATGAGGCGCCAGAGGAGTGGAACCTCATCCAAGCACGCAGACAGGGCCGAGGAATTTTCACTAGCTGAGCTCGCAGAAGCTACCAACAGCTTCTCCCTACAGAATAAGCTCGGTGCTGGAAGCTTTGGCATTGTATACAGAGGTAAATTAACTGATGGTCGCGAGGTTGCGATCAAAAGGGGCGAAACAGGTTCAAAGACGAAGAAGTTTCAAGAGAAAGAAAGCGCATTTGATTCAGAATTGGCCTTCTTGTCCCGCCTTCATCACAAACACTTGGTTAGGCTTGTTGGGTATTGCGAGGAAAAGGATGAAAGGCTCCTGGTTTACGACTACATGAAGAATGGTGCCCTTTACGATCATATACACGACAAGAACAACGTGGAAAAGAGTAGTAGCGTTTTGAATTCTTGGAAGATGAGGATCAAAGTCGCCTTAGATGCTGCACGAGGAATTGAATATCTCCACAATTATGCCGTCCCATCCATAATTCATAGAGACATCAAGTCTTCTAACATATTACTCGATGCGAATTGGACAGCAAGAGTATCTGATTTTGGATTGTCGTTATTAGGCCCGGAATCCGATTGCGATTACAGGCCAACGAAAGCGGCCGGAACAGTTGGGTACATTGATCCTGAATACTATGGTCTAAATCTATTAACATCAAAGAGTGATGTTTATGGACTTGGAATAGTACTGCTAGAACTTTTGACAGGAAAGAGAGCAATATTCAGGAATGGTGAAGATGGAGGAACACCCGTAAGTGTGGTGGACTTTGCGGTGCCAGCAATTATGGCTGGAGAAATGGTAAAGATCCTGGACTCCAGGGTTGGGCCACCAGAGGTGAATGAAGTAGAGGCGGTGGAGCTGATGGCATATACTGCACTGCATTGTGTGAATTTGGAAGGAAAGGACAGGCCAACCATGTCTGACATTGTTACGAATCTGGACCGAGCATTGGCTGTCTGCGATTTTAGTCATGGCAGCGTCTCTAGTGGTGCAATCTCCATCGTTTTAGAATGA
- the LOC122292110 gene encoding carboxy-terminal domain RNA polymerase II polypeptide A small phosphatase 1-like, whose translation MPMAELTQTEVYSPRSLQVWRTLLNWLALFFQIFLQILRALGHHALLSSSSSSSPSFKPLPVSELPDNDSPEASTVEIATASGDFDSGEQSEKLTVVLDLDETLVCAYETSSLPAVVRNQATEAGLKWFELECISSDKESEGKPKVNYVTVFERPGLQEFLKDLGEFADLVLFTAGLEGYARPLVDKIDKENRFGSRLYRPSTISTEHREHVKDLSCLSKNPSRIVIVDNNPFSFLLQPLNGIPCIPFTAGQPHDTQLLDVLLPLLKHLSQQKDVRPLLHERFHMPEWFQKQGIPTSAWML comes from the exons ATGCCTATGGCCGAGTTGACTCAGACAGAGGTGTACTCACCGAGGTCTCTGCAAGTATGGCGGACGCTCCTGAACTGGTTGGCCTTGTTCTTTCAGATCTTCCTTCAGATCCTCAGAGCTCTTGGCCACCACGCTTTgctctcttcctcctcctcttcttctccttccttcaaGCCCTTGCCGGTCTCTGAGCTCCCGGACAACGACTCTCCGGAAGCCTCCACCGTTGAAATCGCCACCGCATCCGGGGATTTCGATTCCGGCGAGCAGTCCGAGAAGCTCACG GTAGTTCTTGACTTGGATGAAACTCTAGTATGTGCCTATGAGACATCTAGTTTGCCAGCTGTTGTTCGTAATCAAGCCACAGAAGCTGGGTTGAAGTGGTTTGAACTGGAATGCATCTCTTCAGACAAG GAAAGTGAAGGAAAACCTAAGGTCAACTACGTTACAGTTTTTGAGCGTCCTGGGTTGCAAGAATTCTTAAAAGACCTTGGTGAATTTGCGGATCTTGTGCTGTTTACTGCTGGTTTAGAAG GTTATGCTAGACCACTTGTTGACAAAATAGATAAGGAAAATCGATTTGGTAGTCGACTCTATCGACCTTCAACAATTAGCAC GGAGCACCGGGAGCATGTGAAGGATCTCTCCTGCCTGTCAAAGAATCCATCCCGAATTGTTATTGTTGACAACAATCCATTCAGTTTCTTATTGCAACCATTGAATGGAATTCCATGCATTCCATTTACTGCTGGGCAACCACATGACACACAG CTTCTGGATGTCCTCCTTCCACTCCTCAAGCACCTTTCTCAGCAGAAAGATGTGAGACCGTTGCTCCATGAAAGGTTCCATATGCCTGAATGGTTTCAAAAGCAAGGAATTCCTACTTCTGCTTGGATGTTGTAG